A single region of the Caballeronia insecticola genome encodes:
- a CDS encoding hotdog family protein, producing the protein MNSTTDATVIVESHITIPPIDAIIPHRGTMLLLDAVLSCSDDMLTASATVRPDAWYADAHGAMPAWIGIELMAQGVAAHVSLCALRAGGVARPGVLLGTRSYQAHVSTFARDAQLTIGVREVLRSDEGHGAYECIIEHDGERWADAVIKVFQPHDFQTFIEGSVNA; encoded by the coding sequence ATGAACAGCACGACAGACGCGACGGTCATCGTCGAGAGTCACATCACCATTCCGCCGATCGACGCGATCATTCCTCATCGCGGCACGATGTTGCTGCTCGATGCCGTCTTGTCATGCAGCGACGACATGCTGACCGCGAGCGCCACCGTGCGTCCCGACGCGTGGTACGCGGACGCGCACGGGGCGATGCCCGCGTGGATCGGCATCGAGCTGATGGCGCAAGGCGTGGCGGCGCACGTCTCGCTTTGCGCGCTGCGCGCGGGTGGCGTCGCGCGGCCCGGCGTGCTGCTCGGCACGCGGAGTTATCAAGCGCATGTGAGTACGTTCGCGCGCGACGCGCAACTGACCATCGGCGTGCGCGAAGTCCTGCGCAGCGACGAAGGCCACGGCGCTTACGAATGCATCATCGAACATGACGGCGAGCGTTGGGCCGATGCCGTCATCAAAGTGTTTCAGCCACATGATTTCCAGACGTTCATCGAAGGGAGTGTGAACGCATGA
- a CDS encoding excinuclease ATPase subunit gives MKLQMICAALCACLLSSHAFARDTVENYSVESALKSEGGKVDQDIPLYFAGQKHPGVIKSLGEFATNKKTNAFGKSDEAACQHVFLSAVLELQERARKEGGNAVINIKSNYRNSERESATEFTCGAGALIAGVALKGEVVTLKK, from the coding sequence ATGAAGCTTCAAATGATCTGCGCGGCGCTTTGCGCGTGCCTACTGTCGTCGCATGCGTTCGCGCGCGATACGGTCGAGAACTATTCTGTCGAGTCCGCGCTCAAGAGCGAAGGCGGCAAGGTGGATCAGGACATCCCGCTTTATTTCGCGGGTCAGAAGCATCCGGGCGTGATCAAGTCGCTTGGCGAATTTGCAACCAACAAGAAGACCAACGCATTCGGCAAGAGCGATGAGGCGGCGTGCCAGCACGTGTTCTTGTCGGCGGTGCTTGAATTGCAGGAGCGCGCGCGCAAGGAAGGCGGCAATGCCGTGATCAACATCAAGAGCAATTACCGGAACTCCGAGCGCGAAAGCGCGACCGAGTTCACCTGCGGCGCAGGTGCGTTGATCGCGGGCGTAGCGTTGAAGGGCGAAGTAGTGACGCTGAAGAAGTAG
- a CDS encoding 3-ketoacyl-ACP reductase FabG2, with amino-acid sequence MSRRVLVTGASRGIGRAIAYQLAADGFAVSVHCRTGRAEAEAVTAGIAAQGGSARVIQFDVRDRAACSAALEADVAAHGPYYGIVCSAGVTRDAAFPALSGEDWDVVIETGLDAFYNVIHPLTMPMVRAKQGGRIVTIASVSGVMGNRGQVNYSAAKAGLIGATKALAVELASRSITANCVAPGLIETGMLADAPVEHALKTVPMNRVGQPNEVAAVVGFLMSDAASYVTRQVIGVNGGMI; translated from the coding sequence ATGAGCCGTCGAGTTCTCGTAACGGGCGCGAGCCGCGGCATTGGCCGCGCGATCGCATATCAACTGGCCGCCGACGGCTTCGCCGTCTCCGTGCATTGCCGCACGGGCCGTGCCGAAGCCGAGGCGGTCACCGCCGGCATCGCGGCGCAGGGCGGTTCGGCGCGCGTCATCCAGTTCGACGTGCGCGATCGTGCCGCGTGCAGCGCGGCGCTCGAAGCCGATGTCGCCGCGCACGGTCCGTATTACGGCATCGTATGCAGCGCGGGCGTGACGCGTGACGCCGCGTTCCCCGCGCTGAGCGGCGAAGACTGGGACGTCGTGATCGAAACCGGTCTCGACGCGTTCTACAACGTGATCCATCCGCTGACCATGCCGATGGTCCGCGCAAAACAGGGCGGCCGCATTGTGACGATTGCATCGGTGTCGGGCGTGATGGGCAATCGCGGGCAGGTGAATTACAGCGCCGCGAAGGCCGGACTGATCGGCGCGACAAAGGCGCTCGCCGTCGAACTGGCATCGCGCAGCATCACGGCCAACTGCGTCGCGCCCGGGCTGATCGAAACGGGCATGCTCGCCGACGCGCCCGTCGAACATGCACTGAAAACCGTGCCGATGAATCGTGTCGGCCAGCCGAACGAAGTGGCCGCGGTCGTGGGCTTTCTGATGTCGGATGCGGCTTCTTATGTGACGCGCCAGGTGATCGGCGTGAACGGCGGGATGATCTGA
- a CDS encoding beta-ketoacyl-[acyl-carrier-protein] synthase family protein, with translation MSRTRVMQRVVVTGMGIVSCLGNSLDAVSHALREGRSGITRIDAWRERGFHSQVAAVASVADEPPFERKLERFMGDTARFACHAARKAIDDAMLDDATLRSPKTGAVIGSGVGAMAEYDVAIATVQAHGIDRTPPYTVPRAMSSTASANVVQTFGIEGVAYSPSSACTTSALAIGQAMQLIQTGRQHVVLAGGSEALHDNMTLMFDAMHALSRGFNDTPSRASRPYDTARDGFVIGSGAGVLVLESLDHARARGARIYAELTGFGESTDGAGMVTPHSNGIARALRMALDEAGGVDEWPEYINTQAPSTPLGDAEELHALRDVFGTRVPPFSSTKGMTGHPLGACGAHEAIYTLLMMRDGFIAGTRRVDSTDPVVRDMPLVQTTRDGRIDRAMSVSFGFGGSCAALMFARV, from the coding sequence ATGAGTCGGACGCGGGTCATGCAGCGCGTCGTCGTGACGGGCATGGGCATCGTTTCGTGTCTCGGCAATTCGCTCGACGCGGTGAGCCATGCGTTGCGCGAAGGCCGCAGCGGCATCACGCGGATCGACGCGTGGCGCGAGCGCGGTTTTCATTCGCAGGTTGCGGCAGTGGCATCGGTCGCTGACGAACCACCGTTCGAGCGCAAGCTGGAGCGCTTCATGGGCGACACCGCGCGCTTCGCGTGTCACGCGGCGCGCAAAGCAATCGACGACGCGATGCTCGATGACGCCACGCTGCGCTCGCCGAAGACAGGCGCGGTGATCGGCTCCGGTGTCGGCGCGATGGCGGAGTACGACGTGGCGATCGCCACGGTGCAGGCGCACGGCATCGACAGAACGCCGCCGTACACGGTGCCGCGCGCGATGAGCAGCACGGCGTCGGCGAACGTCGTGCAGACCTTCGGCATCGAGGGTGTCGCGTACTCGCCTTCATCGGCGTGCACGACGTCGGCGCTTGCAATCGGGCAGGCGATGCAGCTCATCCAGACGGGACGGCAACACGTCGTGCTCGCGGGCGGCAGCGAGGCGCTGCACGACAACATGACACTGATGTTCGATGCGATGCATGCGTTGTCGCGCGGCTTCAACGACACGCCGTCGCGCGCCTCGCGTCCATACGATACTGCCCGTGATGGCTTCGTGATCGGCTCCGGCGCGGGCGTGCTGGTGCTCGAATCGCTGGATCATGCACGTGCGCGCGGTGCACGCATCTATGCGGAACTGACGGGCTTTGGCGAAAGCACGGATGGCGCGGGCATGGTCACGCCGCACAGCAACGGCATCGCGCGCGCACTTCGCATGGCGCTCGATGAAGCGGGCGGCGTCGATGAATGGCCCGAGTACATCAACACGCAAGCGCCTTCCACGCCGCTCGGCGACGCAGAGGAACTGCACGCGTTGCGCGACGTATTTGGAACCCGCGTGCCGCCGTTTTCGTCGACGAAAGGCATGACAGGGCATCCGCTCGGAGCATGCGGCGCGCACGAGGCGATCTACACGTTGCTGATGATGCGCGATGGTTTTATCGCAGGCACACGGCGCGTCGATTCGACGGACCCGGTCGTGCGCGATATGCCGCTCGTACAGACCACACGCGACGGGCGCATCGACCGTGCGATGTCGGTGTCGTTCGGATTCGGGGGAAGTTGCGCGGCGCTGATGTTCGCAAGAGTTTGA
- a CDS encoding class I SAM-dependent methyltransferase, giving the protein MQNTASSSVPFVSETAFGVWFLRTHTWEHHVLRVAINDLKRLIDGPLPERPTIVDVGCGQGISFRLLAKAFAPRHIVGIDFHKPSLELAAQAARICKDNPDTAATRIEVLHGDCASLPLGDASADIVFCHQTFHHLVEQERALAEFRRVLKPGGVLLFAESTDAYIKSWVIRLLFRHPMHVQKSADGYLEMIRESGFSFESRNVSLPYLWWSRAKDFGLLERIGLYTPKPGKRRETLVNVAAVKTL; this is encoded by the coding sequence GTGCAGAACACCGCATCATCCAGCGTACCGTTCGTTTCCGAGACGGCGTTCGGCGTCTGGTTTCTGCGCACGCATACGTGGGAACACCACGTTTTGCGTGTCGCCATCAACGACCTCAAGCGCCTGATCGACGGGCCACTGCCCGAGCGGCCCACTATCGTCGACGTCGGCTGCGGCCAGGGTATTTCGTTTCGTCTGCTGGCGAAAGCGTTTGCGCCGCGACATATCGTCGGCATCGATTTTCACAAGCCTTCGCTCGAACTCGCCGCTCAAGCCGCGCGCATTTGCAAAGACAATCCCGACACGGCCGCAACGCGCATCGAAGTGCTGCACGGCGACTGCGCCAGTTTGCCGCTCGGCGATGCGAGTGCCGATATCGTCTTCTGCCATCAGACGTTCCATCATCTCGTCGAGCAGGAACGCGCGCTCGCCGAGTTCCGCCGCGTGCTCAAACCCGGCGGCGTGCTGCTGTTCGCCGAATCGACGGATGCTTACATCAAGTCATGGGTCATCCGTCTGCTGTTCCGCCATCCGATGCATGTGCAAAAGAGCGCGGACGGCTATCTCGAGATGATTCGCGAAAGCGGGTTCAGCTTCGAATCGCGCAACGTTTCGCTGCCTTACCTGTGGTGGAGCCGCGCGAAAGACTTCGGACTGCTGGAGCGCATCGGCCTCTATACGCCGAAACCGGGCAAGCGGCGCGAGACGCTCGTCAATGTCGCGGCTGTCAAGACGCTTTGA
- a CDS encoding beta-ketoacyl-ACP synthase has translation MKRVVVTGMGGVTALGDCWSEVEIALKAGRNAVRRIAEWDFFEALHTRLACPLPAFEQPAAWPRKKTRSMGLVSMYAVRASELALADAGLAGDASISDGRMGVAYGSSSGSVEPIRAFGTMLNTGSMTDVTSNSYVQMMPHTTAVNVSLFWDLKGRVIPASSACASGSQAIGFAYETIATGKQTMMLAGGAEELSGPAVAVFDTLYATSTRNDEPQLTPRPFDAKRDGLVVGEGAATLVLEEYEHAKARGATIHAEIVGFGCNSDGAHITQPTASTMARAMQLALDDARLQPQAIAYVNAHGTSTDRGDLAESQATAQTFGERMPISSLKSYIGHTLGACGAIEAWWTIEMMKRNWFAPTLNLTDIDPACAPLDYIRHEAREIDAEYAMSNNFAFGGINTSLIFRRVR, from the coding sequence ATGAAACGAGTCGTCGTTACAGGCATGGGCGGCGTCACGGCGCTGGGCGATTGCTGGAGCGAAGTCGAAATCGCGCTGAAGGCCGGTCGCAACGCGGTGCGCCGCATCGCCGAATGGGATTTCTTCGAAGCGTTGCACACGCGTCTTGCATGTCCGCTGCCCGCGTTCGAGCAGCCCGCCGCGTGGCCGCGCAAGAAGACGCGTTCGATGGGCCTCGTCTCGATGTACGCGGTGCGCGCGAGCGAACTCGCACTCGCCGATGCGGGCCTCGCCGGAGATGCATCGATCAGCGACGGCCGCATGGGCGTGGCTTATGGTTCATCGTCGGGATCGGTCGAGCCGATTCGCGCGTTCGGCACAATGCTCAACACCGGCTCGATGACCGACGTCACATCGAACAGCTACGTGCAGATGATGCCGCACACGACCGCCGTCAACGTGAGCCTGTTCTGGGATCTGAAGGGCCGCGTCATTCCGGCGTCGTCGGCGTGCGCGTCGGGCAGTCAGGCGATCGGCTTCGCGTATGAGACCATCGCGACGGGCAAGCAGACGATGATGCTCGCGGGCGGCGCGGAAGAACTGTCGGGGCCGGCCGTCGCTGTGTTCGACACGCTCTATGCAACGAGCACGCGCAACGACGAACCGCAGCTCACGCCGCGTCCGTTCGACGCGAAGCGCGATGGCCTCGTCGTCGGCGAAGGCGCAGCGACGCTGGTGCTCGAAGAGTATGAACACGCGAAAGCGCGCGGCGCGACGATTCACGCGGAGATCGTTGGCTTCGGTTGCAATTCGGATGGCGCGCATATCACGCAGCCGACCGCGAGCACGATGGCGCGCGCGATGCAGCTCGCACTCGACGATGCGCGGCTTCAACCGCAGGCAATCGCCTACGTGAACGCGCATGGCACATCCACGGACCGCGGCGATCTCGCGGAAAGCCAGGCCACTGCGCAAACCTTCGGCGAGCGCATGCCGATCAGTTCGCTCAAGAGCTACATCGGGCACACGCTCGGCGCATGCGGCGCGATCGAGGCGTGGTGGACCATCGAAATGATGAAGCGCAACTGGTTTGCGCCGACACTCAATCTCACGGATATCGATCCCGCTTGCGCGCCGCTCGACTACATCCGCCACGAAGCGCGCGAAATCGATGCCGAATACGCGATGAGCAACAACTTCGCGTTCGGCGGCATCAATACGTCGCTGATTTTCCGGCGCGTGCGATGA